The sequence below is a genomic window from Streptomyces sp. NBC_00289.
GCGGTGGTGCAAGCAGGTCATCGATGTGCTGGGGCAGATCTCGGCGGCTTCTCCTGCGGAGGGCTCGACGGTGGGGAGGAATGCGCGCAAGGCGGTGGACGAGCTGCTGCGGGGGGTTGTGGCGTACTCGTCGGTGGGGTGACGGTTCGCCGGTTGGTGGGTGCGGCTGGTTGGGGGTGGTTGCGCAGTTCCCCGCGCCCCTGACTTGGTTCGGTTGGTTGGTGGGTGCGGGTTGGGTGGGGGTGTTGCGCAGTTCCCCGCGCCCCTAGTTGTGCCGGTCGGTTGGTGTGGGCGGTTGCGCAGTTCCCCGCGCCCCTGACTTGGTTCTGTCGGTTCCGCGCGTTCCTAGTTGGTTGTGCCGGGCGGCGGGGTGTCGGCGTCCCTGAGCTGGTTCTGCCGGTGGGTCAGGTAGGAGCGCCAGCTCTTGTGCTTGGTGATGTCTTCCGCGTTCTCCAGTGCGCTCGGCTCGCACAGGAAGCCTGGCACGTGGGTGCCGTCCGCCAGTTGCACACTGCCCAGCGTCATGGGGCGGGGGAGGGTGCTCAGGAGCCGGCCCAGGCCCTCCGGGGGGAGGTGCCAGACCTCTGTCTCGATGGGTGCGCCGCCCTCGCCGACGTGGACCAGGCCCGGCTTGGGCGGGTCGGTGCGCAGGGCGTGCAGGCGGTAGACGGGGGCCGTCGTGGTCGTGCGGTCGAGGCGGGCGCCCAGGGACAGGAGTTGGGGGTTGAGGGGCTGGCCCGTGAGGTGGGCGCCGACCACCGCCAGCCGGGTGTCCGGCCGAAGGAGGGCGGCGATGCGTGCCAGCCGGTCGTCGGTGAACGCGGGGCCGACCAGCATGACGCCGAAGGGGAGACCGTTCGCCTCGCCCGCGGGGACGGCGACGGCCGCCAGGTCGAAGAGGTTCGTGGAGTTGGTGAAGCGGCCCAGTCGGGCGTTGCTGCCCAGCGGGTCGGCGGCGACCTCGGCGAGGGTGGGGTGGCCCGGTGCGGTGGGCAGCAACACGGCGTCCGAGTCGGCCAGTTCCGCCAGGGCCCGGGTGCGCAGGACGGCCAGCCGGTCGGTGTCGGCGAAGAGCCGGTGGGCCGGGATGTCACGAGCACGGGTGATGATGCCGGCGACGGTGGGGTCGAGGGACTCGTCGCCCTCGACGATCGCCTTGTCGACAAAGTTCCCCACCGCCGTGTACCGCTCGGCGACGAACGCGCCCTCATAGAGCATCGCGGCGGCCTCGGTGAACGGGGCGAGGTCGAGGACGCGGATGTCGGCACCCGCCGCGTCGAGCCGGGCGACGGCGGCCTCGTAGGCCTCGGCCCACCCCTCGTCCAGCTCGCCGAGCTGTTCCCTGGCCGGGACCGCGACGCGCCACGGGCCGGGGGCGCGCTGGGGGAGCGGGGGGAGGTCGCGGGATGTGGGGGAGGCCATGAACGACAGGGCCTGCTCGGCCTCCGGGAGCGTACGGGCGAAGACGGTGACGCAGTCGAGGGAGGCGCAGGCCGGGACGACACCCGCCGTCGGGACGAGGCCACGGGTCGGCTTGAGGCCGACGATGCCGTTGAGGGCGGCCGGGATCCGGCCCGAGCCCGCGGTGTCGGTGCCCAGGGCGAGGTCCACGATGCCCAGGGCCACCGCGACGGCGGAGCCCGAACTGGAGCCGCCGCTGATCCTCGCCGGGTCGTACGCGCCGCGTACCGCGCCGTAGGGCGAGCGGGTGCCGACCAGGCCCGTCGCGAACTGGTCCAGGTTCGTGGTGCCCAGCACGATCGCGCCCGCCGCCCGCAGCCGGGCGACCACCGGCGCGTCCGCCTCGGGTTCGTAGCCGTACGACGGGCAGCCCGCGGTGGTGGGCAGGCCGGCCACGTCGATGTTGCCCTTGACGGCGAGCAGACGTCCGGCGAGCGGGAGCCGCTCGCCCACGGACACCCGCTCGTCGATCACGCGGGCCTCCGCCTCGACCTCGGCCCGCGGGCGCAGGTCGATCCAGATCTCGGGGCGGTCGACGGCGTCGATGCGGGCGTAGGCGGCGCGGACGCGGGTGAGGGTGCTGGACATGCGCTGTTCCTCGACTTTCAGTTCGGGGCCGGAGCGAGCACGACGAGCGCTGTGCCCGCCTCCACCTGGTCTCCGGGCTTGGCCAGGATCTCCGTCACCACACCGGCGACCGGCGCGTGCACCCTGGACTCCATCTTCATCGCCTCCAGGGCCAGGAGTGGCTGCCCGGCCGTCACCGCGTCGCCGGGTCCGACGTTCACCTGCCAGACCGAGGCCGCGAACTCGGCCTCGACCAGGCGGCCGCCCGCGGGGACGGTGATCTCCGCCGGCGGAGCGGCCGGCGCTGCCGCCGCGTCGGCGCGGGTGAACTCGCCCGCCGCCTCCCAGGCGTCCCGCTCCGCCGCGAAGGCCGTCCGTTGCCGGGACCCGAACTCCGCGATGGACGCGGCGTTCTCGGCGAGGAACGCCTGGTGGCCGGCGAGGGAGAAGGTGCCCTCCTCGATGCGGGGGACGAAGCGGCCGGAGGTGATGTCGGCGCGGAGTTCGAGGAGTTCGTCCGCGTCCACCGGATACCACCTGATCCGGTCGAAGAACCGCAGCAGCCAGGGTGAGCCCGGTTCGAACGCCCCGCGCTGCTGCCAGCCCGACCACACCTGGGTCGTACGGCCGACGAACTGGTAGCCGCCGGGGCCCTCCATGCCGTAGACGCACAGGTACGCGCCGCCGATGCCGACCGAGTTCTCGGCGGTCCAGGTGCGCGCCGGGTTGTACTTGGTGGTGACCAGGCGGTGCCGCGGATCCAGCGGGGTGGCCACCGGGGCGCCCAGGTAGACGTCGCCGAGGCCGAGGACCAGGTACTCCGCGTCGAAGACCGTGTCGTACACGCCCGCCACCGAGTCGAGGCCGTTGACGCGGCGGATGAACTCGATGTTCCACGGGCACCAGGGCGCGTCGTCGCGGACCCCCGCCATGTAGCGGGCGATCGCCTCGCGGGTGGCCGGGTCGTCCCAGGACAGGGGGAGGTGGACCGTGCGGGAGGGGACGACCAGCTCGTCGGTCGGCGGCAGGGCGGTGACGATCTCCCGTACGGCGACGAGGAGTTCGTGCTGCGGCAGGCGGCTCGGGTCGGTCCGGATCTGGAGGGAGCGGATGCCCGGTGTGAGGTCCGTGACCCCGTCGAAGGAGGCCTCGGTGACCGCCTCCATCAGGGCGTGGACGCGCATGCGCAGGGCCAGGTCCAGTTGCATGGGGCCGAACTCGACGAGCAGGTTGTCGTCCCCGCTGCGCCGGTAGGTGACGTCGCCGTCCCGGGCCAGCACACCGCCGTCCACGATGGCCGGGCGTCGCGCACCCGCCACGTCCACCGGGACGAAGCGCACCGTGTCGCCGGGCCGCAGCTGGCCGAGCTTCCAGCGCTCGCCGCTGGTCACCGTCGCGGGGCAGACGAAGCCGCCGAGGGAGGGGCCGTCCGGGCCGAGCAGTACCGGCATGTCGCCCGTGTAGTCGACGGCGCCGACGGAGTACGGGGTGTCGTGGATGTTGGACGGGTGCAGGCCCGCCTCGCCGCCGTCCGAACGCGCCCAGCGCGGCTTGGGGCCGACCAGGCGGACACCGGTGCGCGCCGAGTTGAAGTGGACCTTCCAGTCGGCGGCGTAGAAGTCGTGGATGTCCTGCTCGGTGAAGAACTCCGGTGCCGCGTGAGGGCCTTCGACGGCGGCCACGTGCCATACGGCGGCGAAGCCGGGGCGGTCGGCGGCCGGCACCGGTGTGCCCTCGGCGACCGATCCGCCGTGCAGGACGTCACCGGTGCGCAGCGCCCGGCCCCCGTGGCCGCCGAAGCGACCCAGGGTGAAGGTGCTCGCGCTGCCCAGGTACGCCGGTATGTCGAGGCCGCCCGCGACGAGGAGGTAGGTGCGCAGGCCGTGTTCCGCGGGCGCGCCGATCTCCAGTACGGCCCCCGCGGGCACCGTCACCGGTTCCCACTGCGCGGCCGGCGTGCCGTCGACGGTCACCGGGGCGGGGGCGCCCGTGACGCACACGGTGGTGGCGTGGGTGAACCGGAGGGCGGGCCCCTTGAGGGTGCATTCGAGGCCCGGTGCGCCCTCGTGGTTGCCGAGCGCCCGGTTGCCGAGCCGGAAGGACAGGTCGTCCATCGGGCCGCAGGGCGGCACGCCGACCTGCCAGTAGCCGGTGCGGCCGGGCCAGTCCTGCACGGTGGTGAGCGTCCCGCCGGAGACGACCTCGACGCGCGGCGTCGGGTCGGCCACCGTCGCGAGGGTCGCCGTGGAGTGGGTGGCGTTCTTGAAGTCCCGGTGCGTGAGCGCGGCCCGGACCAGACCCAGGTTGGTCTCGATGCCGTCGACGCGGGTGCGGGCCAGCGCCTCGTCCAGTCGCTCCAGGGCGTGCGCCCGGTCGGAGCCGTAGGCGACGACCTTCGCGAGCATCGGGTCGTACGACGTCGTCACCTCGGTGCCGGTCTCCACCCAGCCGTCCACGCGCACGCCCGGCGGGAACTCGACGCGGGTCAGCAGGCCCGCGCTCGGCCGGTGTTCGCGGGAGGGGTCCTCGGCGTACAGGCGGGCCTCGACGGCGTGTCCGCGCGGCCGGCCGGGCTCGCGCACGACGCCGGCCTCGCCGCGGGCCAGGCGCAGCATCCAGTCGACCAGGTCGACGCCGTACACCTCCTCGGTGACCGGGTGTTCGACCTGGAGGCGGGTGTTGACCTCGAGGAAGTAGGCCTCCTCGCGGGCCGCGTCGTAGACGAACTCGACGGTTCCGGCGGAGCGGTAGCCGACCGAGGCGCACAGGTCGCGGGCGGAGCGGGCGAGTTGCTGGCGCACGTGCGCGGGCAGGCCGGGCGCCGGTGCCTCCTCCAGCACCTTCTGGTGACGGCGTTGCAGGGAGCAGTCGCGGTCGCCGAAGGTGACGACCCTGCCCTCGCCGTCGCCGAAGACCTGTACCTCGACGTGGCGGGCGTGCTCGACGAGACGTTCCAGGAACACGCCGGCGGAGGAGAAGGAGGCGGCGGCGACGCGCTGCACCCGCTCCCAGGCGTCGGCCAGTTCACCGGCGGAGTGGCAGGCGGACATGCCGATGCCGCCACCGCCGCCGGTCGCCTTGAGCATGACCGGGTAGCCGATCGCGCCCGCCTGCCGAAGGGCCTCGTCCAGGGATGCCAGCAGTCCGGTGCCCGGTGCCAGGGGAACTCCGGCCGCCTCGGCCGCCGCCCGCGCGGTGTGCTTGGCGCCGAAGAGTTCCAGCTGCCCGGGTGTCGGGCCGACGAACACGATGCCCGCGTCCTCGCAGCGGCGCGCGAAGGCCGCGTCCTCGGACAGGAAGCCGTAGCCGGGGTGGATCGCGCCGGCGCCCGTGTCCTTGGCCGCCTTCAGGACCAGGTCGGCGTCGAGGTACGACTCCTTCGCGGGCGCCGGGCCGAGCCGCACCGCCTCGTCGGCGAGCCGGACGTGGGGGGCGGAGCGGTCGGGGTCGGAGTACACGGCGATCGTGCGCAGGCCCAGTTCGCGGGCGGTGCGGATGATCCGCACGGCTATCTCGCCGCGGTTGGCTGTCAGCAGGGTGTCGAAGGTCATGCCGCGGCCGCCTCGGTGATCGTCATCTCCACCGCCGTCGGCTCGAATCCGTTGCACGGGTTGTTGATCTGGGGGCAGTTGGAGACGAGGACGAGCACGTCCCGCTCGGCGCGCAGGGTCAGCCGCAGGCCTGGCGCGGAGAGACCGTCGACGATGCCGAGGGTGCCGTCCTTCTCGACCGGCACGTTCATGTACCAGTTGATGTTGGACACGAGGTCGCGCTTGCCGAGACCGTACTTCGCGCCCTCCGCGAGGAAGTTGTCCACGCACGCGTGCTGCGACCAGGTGTGGTGGCCGTAGCGCAGGGTGTTGGACTCCTTGGAGCAGGCGCCGCCGACCGTGTCGTGCCGGCCCACCTGGTCGTCGGTCACGGTCATCAGCGGGGTGTGCTCGTTGGACATGAGCACGCTGCCGGTGGTGAGGAAGATGCCACCCTGCGCGTGGATCGTGTCGGGCGCGCTGTAGCGGACCGACGTGTCGTGGGCGTCGTAGACGAGGAAGTCGACGGCCTGGTTGCCGTGCAGGTCGGTGACGGTGAGCGTCTGTCCGGCGCGGACGACGGCCGACCAGGCGGCCCGGGCGGGAACGACGGACGTGCTCATGCGAGCCCCCTCGCGGCGAGAAGTTCGGCGGTGTTGAGGAAGGCGCGGCGGCCCTCGGGGGTGGCCTCCCACAGCGGGTCGCCCGGCCGGGTGGCCTCGGCACGCCAGGCCAGCACCTCCAGCGGGGTGCTGACGTAGTCCGGGCGGGGGTCCGCGGGGTGTGGCACGTTGGCGAGCAGCACGGTCACGTCCTGCTCGGCGCGGAGGGTCACGCTGCCGCCGGGGCCCGCCGAGCCGGTGAAGTCGAGGGTGCCGTCGTCGCGTACCTCGACGCCCTGGAAGAAGGAGAGCGACGGTGGCAGGTCGCGGGCTTCCAGGCCGTTCTTCGCGGCCGCCAGTTTGAACAGCTCGCGGCCGGCGGGGGAGGGGGACTGCGGGGTGCCGTCGCCGTAGCGCGCGGTGTTGCGGACGAGCGTGGAGGTGCCGCACAGGGCGTCGTGCCGGCCGGAGGTGTCGCCCACCACCGAGGCGAGGACCCGGCCCTGGTCGGACAGGAGGAGTTTGTCCTCGCCCAGGTAGGCGTTCCACTGGACCTTCACCGTGTCGGCGACGTTCAGCCGCTCCCAGGGCCGGTCGGCGGCGTACAGCAGCAGGTGGGCGCAGGCGTCGCCGCGCAGGTCGGTCAGTCGGAGCTCGGTGCCGCGGGCCAGCACCCGGTGTGTGTAGTTGCCGCCCGCGACCGTCTCGGCCCACACCAGGTGGCCCGCCTCGCAGGGGGGCGCCGGCCAGTTCCCGGCCGGTACGACGGGCATGGCCTCGGTGCGCGTGCCCTGTTGGGCTCGGGCATGGGCGCGGGCTCCGTAAGTGGTCGCTGTCGCCATCGCGGGACCTCCGGCTCCGGGGTGGGTCCGTCTCGGCGAACCCGTCGGTCGAATTTCTGTCGCTCGACAGAAATTAGGTGCGGGGCGGGTCGCCGGCGTTGCCCGCGCGTTGCCGCCCGGTTACCGAGCCCTCACGGGGATCACCCGGAAGTCGGCCCGGGATCACCCGGGACACCGTGTGCGAGGATCGAACGCATGGGGACGACAGGTGAACGGCCGGGCCGCCGGGTCGGCAGGCCGCGGGCCGCACAGCGGCCGGACAGCGGTCTGCGGCCGCGCGAGGAACTGCTCGCGGCCGCCGCGGAGTTGTTCACCACCCGCGGCTACGCGGCCACCACCACCCGGACCGTCGCCGAACGCGCGGGCATGCGGCAGGCGTCGATGTACCACTACGTCTCCGGCAAGGAGGAACTGCTCGCCGCGCTCCTGGAGTCCACGGTCACCCCCTCCCTCGCCTACGCCCGCGAACTCCTCGCCGACGACACGGCCCCGGCTGAGGACCGGCTGTGGGAGCTGTGCCGCACCGACGTCGAGCTGCTGTGCGGCGGACCGCACAACCTGGGTGGCCTCTACCTGCTGCCCGAGGTGCGGGCCGAGAAGTTCGCCGGCTTCCATGCCGTACGTGCCGAACTCAAGGACGCCTACCGGCAGTTGCTCGCCTCGACGGCTGCGGGGGGCGCGCTGGCCAAGAGTGAGCTCGACCTGCGTACGGACCTGTTGTTCGGGCTGATCGAGGGCGTCATCCTGGTCCACCGCTCCGATCCGGAGCGGTCGGTGTCGGTGTTCGCCGAGGCGACGGCGGACGCGGCGCTGCGCATCGCCGGGATCTGAGCCGGACCGCCGCCCGGCCCTGTCGCCCCCGGCCCCTGTCACCTGCCCTGGCTCCGGTCACCCGTCACGGTGAGTGGTTTTCGCATGCCCGTACGCCGTGACGCTGCGTGTGCGAAAGGAACCTGAGCGTGCAAATGGGGCCGAGGGTACTCCTGTCGCGAGGGTCGATTCAGGTGCTTGCCGAATATGACACGGCCTTGATCCGGTCGGACTAAGCTCGCCCGCAGCGCACCGAGTTGAGGTGTATTCGTGCGCTTGTTCCCAAACATACCGAAGATCCAGACTGTTCCCTGTCGTACCCCCCCGCAAGGTCCCCGACTCCCAGCCGATTTGTCTCAGAGGGCCCACATGGTGAGTGTTCAATCCCCTCCGGATCGCCGTGAACTCCCGTACACGCGACTGCTGTTGCTGCCCGCCATAGCGATGGCGGCGGCGACCGGGGCCGCCGCAGCGATGGTGGCGGGGCCGGCCCGGACGGCCGTCGGCGGGTGCGGCGCCGTCGCCACCCTGCTGGTGCTCGCCACGGCGGCGGCCGCGGTCCGCCGCGGGCGTTCCCTGCGTGACCGGTACGCCGAGCAGACCCGTCACACCGCGTATCTGGAACGGCGGATCGCCGCCCACGACCAGGACATGCTGCGCTTCGCCAAGGAGATCGCGCCGGCCGCGCTGAACCGGATGCGCGGTGGAAATTCCCCCGGAGAGGTGATTCGCCACCTCGGCGACCTCGACCCCTCCTACCGCGAACTTCCCCAGGCACAGGTGTCGTTGCTGAAGACGGTGCTGGACATCGTCGACCGCGAGGAGTCGATGCGTGACGGCGCGCAGCGCTCCTTCGTCAACATCGCCCGCCGCGTCCAGGCCATCGTCCACCAGCAGGCCAACGAACTGCGGGAGATGGAGGAGGACCACGGCCGCAACCCCGAGGTCTTCGACGACCTCCTGCGCATCGACCACGGCACCGCGCTGATCGGCCGCCTCGCCGACTCCATCTCCGTCCTCGGCGGCGGCCGCCCGGGCCGCCAGTGGCCCGAGCCCGTGCCGCTGTTCAGCGTGATGCGCGGCGCCATGTCCCGCATCCTGGAGTACCGCCGCATCGAGCTGCACTCCATCGCCAAGGTCAACATCCGCGGCACCGCCGTCGAGCCCCTCATCCACGCCGCGGCCGAACTCCTCGACAACGCCACGCGCTACTCGCCGCCCCAGACCAAGGTGCACGTCACGGCCGTCGAGGTGCAGACCGGTGTCGCCATCGAGATCGAGGACGCCGGCGTCAGCCTCAGCGAGGAGGCCCGCGCCCAGGCCGAGGGCATGCTGGAACGCGCCAGAACGGGCGGCGTGGAGGACCTCGGCGAGTCACCCCGCCTGGGCCTGGCCGTCGTCGGACGGCTCTGCCAGACGTACAAGATGCAGGTCTCGCTGCGGGCCTCCGCCTACGGCGGTGTCCGCGCCGTCCTCGTCGTGCCCAGCGACATGATGACCGCCGAGCACGCCTCCGGACTCGCCCACGGCATCGGCGCCACCGCCGCGCCCAAGATCGACCTCGGAGCGCTCGAGGGACCCAAGCGCGTGCCCAAGAAGCGCCGCCCCACCAGCCCCCGCATCACCGCGCCGCTCTCCATGGAGGACGACGTCCGCGAGGTCACCGAGTGGACCGCGGGCGGTCTGCCGCAGCGCCGCAGCCGGGTCAAGACCCCGCTCAGCCAGCGGTTCGCCGAGCAGGCGGCCATCGAGCGGGCCGAACGTGAGGGCAAGCCGACCATCTGGTCGACGCCCGCACCCGAACCGGCACCGAAGGACCCCGAACCGGGGCTGTGGGTCGAGGCCTTCATGGACGGGCTCAAGGGCGACCCGGACCCGACCGCATTCACCCAGCCGACACACGAGCCGGCCCGCATCGAGGCCGACGACGAGAGGGACCTCAAGTGATCCAGCAACGAGCGAACTTCGACTGGATGCTGAAGGATCTCGCCGACGGCGTACCCGGCATCGAGATGATCGTGGTGCTCTCCGCCGACGGGCTGCGCATCGCCCGCCACGGCGGCGAACCGGACGCCGCCGACCGCGTCGCCGCGGCCTGTGCGGGCCTGCAGAGCCTGGCGGGCGCCGTCGCCCAGGAGATCCCGGACAGCGACGGCCGGATGCGCATGGTCATCATCGAGGTCAACGGCGGCTACTTCTACCTGATGGCCGCGGGCGCCAACGCCTACCTCGCGGTCCTGTCCGACGTGGTCGCCGAACCCGGCCTGATGAGCAACCGCATGCGCGACCTCGTCGTCCGGATCGGCGCCCACCTCACCAGCCCGCCCCGGCGCAACGGCCAGACCGTATGACTCCTCCGCAACGCCGGCGGCGACACCCCAAGACCGAACCACCACCCAAACAGGGCGGGAAGGAACCCCAGCGGCTCTACGTGCTCACCGGCGCGGGAGACGAGGGGCAGCGGGCGGAACTCGACCTGGTCACGTTAATCGTGGCGCGCGCCGACCCCCCGCCCTCCGCCCAGCCCGAGCAGGCGGCGCTGCTCCGGATGTGCACGACCCCCCTGTCCGTGGCCGAGCTCTCGGCCTATCTCAATCTGCCGTACAGCGTGGTGACCGTCCTGCTCACCGAGCTGCTGACGGCAGAACTGGTCCAGGCGCGCAACCCGATCGTCCGCCAGGCGCTCCCCGACCGTTCCCTCCTCGAAGCGGTGATGCATGGACTTCAAAAGCTCTGACACCATCACGGGTCCCCGGACCGAGGACCATCTCCCGCACACGGCCCAGGCCGCGGTGAAGATCGTGATCGTGGGCGGCTTCGGGGTCGGCAAGACGACCATGGTCGGCTCGGTCAGCGAGATCAGGCCGCTGACCACCGAGGAGACCATGACGCAGGCCGGCGTCGGGGTCGACGACAACTACGGCTCCGACTCCAAGACGGCCACCACCGTGGCGATGGACTTCGGCCGGATCAGCATCACCGACCAGCTGGTGCTGTACCTCTTCGGCACCCCCGGCCAGGAACGCTTCTGGTTCCTGTGGAACGGCCTGTTCGAGGGCGCGCTGGGCGCGGTCGTCCTGATCGACACCCGTCGGCTCGAGGTCAGCTTCGACGTCATGGACCGGCTCGAGGAGCGCGGTGTGCCGTTCGTGGTCGCCGTCAACACCTTCCCGGACGGGCCCCATCACCCCGTCGAGGACCTGCGCACCGCTCTCGACCTGAGTCCGGGCATCCCGATCATCGAGTGCGACGCGCGCCGCCGCGCCTCCAGCCG
It includes:
- a CDS encoding ATP/GTP-binding protein; the encoded protein is MDFKSSDTITGPRTEDHLPHTAQAAVKIVIVGGFGVGKTTMVGSVSEIRPLTTEETMTQAGVGVDDNYGSDSKTATTVAMDFGRISITDQLVLYLFGTPGQERFWFLWNGLFEGALGAVVLIDTRRLEVSFDVMDRLEERGVPFVVAVNTFPDGPHHPVEDLRTALDLSPGIPIIECDARRRASSRDVLMTLMRFLHSLAMTGSLT
- a CDS encoding urea amidolyase associated protein UAAP1 — encoded protein: MATATTYGARAHARAQQGTRTEAMPVVPAGNWPAPPCEAGHLVWAETVAGGNYTHRVLARGTELRLTDLRGDACAHLLLYAADRPWERLNVADTVKVQWNAYLGEDKLLLSDQGRVLASVVGDTSGRHDALCGTSTLVRNTARYGDGTPQSPSPAGRELFKLAAAKNGLEARDLPPSLSFFQGVEVRDDGTLDFTGSAGPGGSVTLRAEQDVTVLLANVPHPADPRPDYVSTPLEVLAWRAEATRPGDPLWEATPEGRRAFLNTAELLAARGLA
- a CDS encoding DUF742 domain-containing protein — translated: MTPPQRRRRHPKTEPPPKQGGKEPQRLYVLTGAGDEGQRAELDLVTLIVARADPPPSAQPEQAALLRMCTTPLSVAELSAYLNLPYSVVTVLLTELLTAELVQARNPIVRQALPDRSLLEAVMHGLQKL
- a CDS encoding urea amidolyase associated protein UAAP2, encoding MSTSVVPARAAWSAVVRAGQTLTVTDLHGNQAVDFLVYDAHDTSVRYSAPDTIHAQGGIFLTTGSVLMSNEHTPLMTVTDDQVGRHDTVGGACSKESNTLRYGHHTWSQHACVDNFLAEGAKYGLGKRDLVSNINWYMNVPVEKDGTLGIVDGLSAPGLRLTLRAERDVLVLVSNCPQINNPCNGFEPTAVEMTITEAAAA
- a CDS encoding TetR/AcrR family transcriptional regulator, giving the protein MGTTGERPGRRVGRPRAAQRPDSGLRPREELLAAAAELFTTRGYAATTTRTVAERAGMRQASMYHYVSGKEELLAALLESTVTPSLAYARELLADDTAPAEDRLWELCRTDVELLCGGPHNLGGLYLLPEVRAEKFAGFHAVRAELKDAYRQLLASTAAGGALAKSELDLRTDLLFGLIEGVILVHRSDPERSVSVFAEATADAALRIAGI
- a CDS encoding roadblock/LC7 domain-containing protein, producing MIQQRANFDWMLKDLADGVPGIEMIVVLSADGLRIARHGGEPDAADRVAAACAGLQSLAGAVAQEIPDSDGRMRMVIIEVNGGYFYLMAAGANAYLAVLSDVVAEPGLMSNRMRDLVVRIGAHLTSPPRRNGQTV
- the atzF gene encoding allophanate hydrolase, with amino-acid sequence MSSTLTRVRAAYARIDAVDRPEIWIDLRPRAEVEAEARVIDERVSVGERLPLAGRLLAVKGNIDVAGLPTTAGCPSYGYEPEADAPVVARLRAAGAIVLGTTNLDQFATGLVGTRSPYGAVRGAYDPARISGGSSSGSAVAVALGIVDLALGTDTAGSGRIPAALNGIVGLKPTRGLVPTAGVVPACASLDCVTVFARTLPEAEQALSFMASPTSRDLPPLPQRAPGPWRVAVPAREQLGELDEGWAEAYEAAVARLDAAGADIRVLDLAPFTEAAAMLYEGAFVAERYTAVGNFVDKAIVEGDESLDPTVAGIITRARDIPAHRLFADTDRLAVLRTRALAELADSDAVLLPTAPGHPTLAEVAADPLGSNARLGRFTNSTNLFDLAAVAVPAGEANGLPFGVMLVGPAFTDDRLARIAALLRPDTRLAVVGAHLTGQPLNPQLLSLGARLDRTTTTAPVYRLHALRTDPPKPGLVHVGEGGAPIETEVWHLPPEGLGRLLSTLPRPMTLGSVQLADGTHVPGFLCEPSALENAEDITKHKSWRSYLTHRQNQLRDADTPPPGTTN
- a CDS encoding 5-oxoprolinase/urea amidolyase family protein, whose amino-acid sequence is MTFDTLLTANRGEIAVRIIRTARELGLRTIAVYSDPDRSAPHVRLADEAVRLGPAPAKESYLDADLVLKAAKDTGAGAIHPGYGFLSEDAAFARRCEDAGIVFVGPTPGQLELFGAKHTARAAAEAAGVPLAPGTGLLASLDEALRQAGAIGYPVMLKATGGGGGIGMSACHSAGELADAWERVQRVAAASFSSAGVFLERLVEHARHVEVQVFGDGEGRVVTFGDRDCSLQRRHQKVLEEAPAPGLPAHVRQQLARSARDLCASVGYRSAGTVEFVYDAAREEAYFLEVNTRLQVEHPVTEEVYGVDLVDWMLRLARGEAGVVREPGRPRGHAVEARLYAEDPSREHRPSAGLLTRVEFPPGVRVDGWVETGTEVTTSYDPMLAKVVAYGSDRAHALERLDEALARTRVDGIETNLGLVRAALTHRDFKNATHSTATLATVADPTPRVEVVSGGTLTTVQDWPGRTGYWQVGVPPCGPMDDLSFRLGNRALGNHEGAPGLECTLKGPALRFTHATTVCVTGAPAPVTVDGTPAAQWEPVTVPAGAVLEIGAPAEHGLRTYLLVAGGLDIPAYLGSASTFTLGRFGGHGGRALRTGDVLHGGSVAEGTPVPAADRPGFAAVWHVAAVEGPHAAPEFFTEQDIHDFYAADWKVHFNSARTGVRLVGPKPRWARSDGGEAGLHPSNIHDTPYSVGAVDYTGDMPVLLGPDGPSLGGFVCPATVTSGERWKLGQLRPGDTVRFVPVDVAGARRPAIVDGGVLARDGDVTYRRSGDDNLLVEFGPMQLDLALRMRVHALMEAVTEASFDGVTDLTPGIRSLQIRTDPSRLPQHELLVAVREIVTALPPTDELVVPSRTVHLPLSWDDPATREAIARYMAGVRDDAPWCPWNIEFIRRVNGLDSVAGVYDTVFDAEYLVLGLGDVYLGAPVATPLDPRHRLVTTKYNPARTWTAENSVGIGGAYLCVYGMEGPGGYQFVGRTTQVWSGWQQRGAFEPGSPWLLRFFDRIRWYPVDADELLELRADITSGRFVPRIEEGTFSLAGHQAFLAENAASIAEFGSRQRTAFAAERDAWEAAGEFTRADAAAAPAAPPAEITVPAGGRLVEAEFAASVWQVNVGPGDAVTAGQPLLALEAMKMESRVHAPVAGVVTEILAKPGDQVEAGTALVVLAPAPN
- a CDS encoding sensor histidine kinase, with the protein product MVSVQSPPDRRELPYTRLLLLPAIAMAAATGAAAAMVAGPARTAVGGCGAVATLLVLATAAAAVRRGRSLRDRYAEQTRHTAYLERRIAAHDQDMLRFAKEIAPAALNRMRGGNSPGEVIRHLGDLDPSYRELPQAQVSLLKTVLDIVDREESMRDGAQRSFVNIARRVQAIVHQQANELREMEEDHGRNPEVFDDLLRIDHGTALIGRLADSISVLGGGRPGRQWPEPVPLFSVMRGAMSRILEYRRIELHSIAKVNIRGTAVEPLIHAAAELLDNATRYSPPQTKVHVTAVEVQTGVAIEIEDAGVSLSEEARAQAEGMLERARTGGVEDLGESPRLGLAVVGRLCQTYKMQVSLRASAYGGVRAVLVVPSDMMTAEHASGLAHGIGATAAPKIDLGALEGPKRVPKKRRPTSPRITAPLSMEDDVREVTEWTAGGLPQRRSRVKTPLSQRFAEQAAIERAEREGKPTIWSTPAPEPAPKDPEPGLWVEAFMDGLKGDPDPTAFTQPTHEPARIEADDERDLK